The Onthophagus taurus isolate NC chromosome 2, IU_Otau_3.0, whole genome shotgun sequence genome includes a window with the following:
- the LOC111426005 gene encoding very long chain fatty acid elongase AAEL008004-like, translating to MDIVFDYLTHTMEATANISTYCHELYNYLIYDLADPRTNDWYLVKHPVVFPIVMIYLFVILRVIPRFMKHRKPFELKSVLIVHNFLQVLISIIIVAIGVTGGYFTQTNFRCQPVDNSYSKHAVFMMIGCYAYYLAKYTELLDTVFFALRKKNNQITFLHLYHHSVMPMISWGATKYYPGGHGTFIGMVNSMVHIVMYTYYLISAMGPKYQKFLWWKKYITTIQLLQFGLIFVHHMQLLFYDCGYPRWVTILIMPNAFFFYYLFSDFYNKAYSAKKKLTAVNGVAKIEHAKGYKETNKANDVLNGDIAKKSL from the exons ATGGatattgtttttgattatttaacaCACACGATGGAAGCAACGGCAAATATTTCCACCTATTGTCATgaactttataattatttgataTATGATTTAGCAg atCCAAGAACAAATGATTGGTATTTAGTTAAACACCCCGTCGTTTTTCCAATTGTCATGAtctatttatttgtaattttaagaGTAATACCGAGATTTATGAAACATCGAAAACCGTTTGAATTGAAATCAGTGCTAATCGttcataattttcttcaagttttaattagCATAATTATAGTAGCTATA ggTGTAACAGGAGGATATTTCACCCAAACCAACTTTAGATGCCAACCAGTTGATAATTCTTATAGCAAACATGCTGTTTTT ATGATGATAGGATGTTACGCATATTATCTAGCGAAATATACTGAATTATTAGATACAGTTTTCTTCGCACTCAGGAAAAAGAACAATCAAATCACGTTTTTGCATCTTTATCATCATTCTGTGATGCCAATGATTAGCTGGGGTGCCACTAAATATTATCCTGGCGGTCATGGAACTTTTATTGGTATGGTTAATTCTATGGTACACATCGTTATGTACACGTATTATTTAATATCCGCAATGGGACCAAAATATCAGAAGTTTTTATGgtggaaaaaatatattacaacAATACAATTG cttcaatttggtttaattttcgTTCATCACATGCAACTTCTCTTCTATGATTGTGGTTATCCTAGATGGGTAACAATTCTGATCATGCCAAACGCattcttcttttattacttattctCTGACTTCTACAACAAAGCTTACTCGGCTAAGAAGAAGCTTACAGCAGTTAATGGTGTAGCCAAAATAGAACACGCTAAAGGTTACAAAGAAACTAACAAAGCAAACGACGTACTCAACGGAGACATTGCTAAGAAATCTTTGTAG
- the LOC111425987 gene encoding very long chain fatty acid elongase 7-like has translation MSSFMHMMVDNYNEVLDAKKDPLVDSWLFMKSPLPVVSILILYLYFVLYLGPKLMKNRKPFDLKNSLIAYNAYQVVFSLWLCSNVMIFKEGIMYNIVSSCSTSESFPYKLQVSTAAWWYFFSKIVELLDTVFFVLRKKQSQVTFLHVYHHSIMTFFSWCYLKLLPAEQMIFIGFLNTSVHIVMYSYYLIAALGPQYQKYLWWKKYMTWIQLGQFCIMLAYLSALVIMDCKLPKALTFFFVGNVAIFLYLFSDFYRKAYKKKPKLIENGTHSDPKNITTTLKEKDGLKTN, from the exons ATGTCGTCCTTTATGCATATGATGGTCGACAATTACAATGAGGTCTTGGATGCGAAGAAAG ATCCTTTAGTAGACAGTTGGCTCTTTATGAAATCGCCGCTTCCTGTAGTTTCCATATTAattctttatctttatttcGTATTATATCTTGGAccgaaattaatgaaaaatagaaaaccttttgatttaaaaaattctcttaTAGCATATAATGCTTATCAAGTAGTATTTAGCCTTTGGTTGTGTAGTAAcgtaatgatttttaaagaagGAATTATGTATAATATTGTATCTAGTTGCTCAACTTCGGAATCATTTCCTTATAAATTACAG gTTTCAACAGCAGCTTGGTGGtactttttctcaaaaatagtCGAACTTTTGGATACTGTCTTTTTCGTTTTAAGAAAGAAACAATCTCAAGTTACGTTTTTGCACGTTTATCATCATTCGATTATGACGTTCTTTTCGTGGtgttatctaaaattattaccag CTGAACAAATGATATTTATTGGATTTTTAAACACTTCCGTACATATTGTTATGtattcttattatttaatCGCTGCTTTAGGACCGCAATATCAAAAATACTTATGGTGGAAGAAGTATATGACATGGATTCAGTTG ggTCAATTCTGCATTATGTTAGCATACCTATCTGCACTTGTTATTATGGATTGCAAGTTACCTAAAGCCTTAACCTTTTTCTTTGTTGGAAACGTTgccatatttttatatttatttagtgATTTCTACAGAAAGGCTTATAAAAAGAAACCAAAATTGATTGAAAACGGCACCCATAGCGATCCCAAAAATATAACGACAACGTTAAAAGAAAAGGATggattaaaaactaattaa